From Mus musculus strain C57BL/6J chromosome 17, GRCm38.p6 C57BL/6J, the proteins below share one genomic window:
- the Traf7 gene encoding E3 ubiquitin-protein ligase TRAF7 isoform 1 (isoform 1 is encoded by transcript variant 1) — MSSAKSARYDRFSGGPANLPSSDSSGTRMETTFGPTFSTVTTITKADGTGTYKQHRRTPSSSSTLAYSPRDEEDGMPPINTPRRSDSAISVRSLHSESSMSLRSTFSLPEEEEEPEPLVFAEQPSVKLCCQLCCSVFKDPVITTCGHTFCRRCALKSEKCPVDNAKLTVVVNNIAVAEQIGELFIHCRHGCHAAGTGKPGVFEVDPRGCPFTIKLSARKDHESSCDYRPVRCPNNPSCPPLLKMNLEAHLKECEHIKCPHSKYGCTFIGNQDTYETHLETCRFEGLKEFLQQTDDRFHEMHVALAQKDQEIAFLRSMLGKLSEKIDQLEKSLELKFDVLDENQSKLSEDLMEFRRDASMLNDELSHINARLNMGILGSYDPQQIFKCKGTFVGHQGPVWCLCVYSMGDLLFSGSSDKTIKVWDTCTTYKCQKTLEGHDGIVLALCIQGCKLYSGSADCTIIVWDIQNLQKVNTIRAHDNPVCTLVSSHNMLFSGSLKAIKVWDIVGTELKLKKELTGLNHWVRALVAAQSYLYSGSYQTIKIWDIRTLDCIHVLQTSGGSVYSIAVTNHHIVCGTYENLIHVWDIESKEQVRTLTGHVGTVYALAVISTPDQTKVFSASYDRSLRVWSMDNMICTQTLLRHQGSVTALAVSRGRLFSGAVDSTVKVWTC, encoded by the exons ATGAGCTCAGCCAAGAGTGCCCGCTACGACCGCTTCTCCGGGGGACCTGCCAACCTCCCCTCCTCAGACAGCAGTGGG ACCAGGATGGAAACAACCTTTGGGCCTACCTTTTCGACCGTCACTACCATCACCAAAG CTGATGGGACTGGCACATACAAACAGCATCGCAGGACACCTTCCTCCTCTAGCACCCTTGCCTATTCGCCACGGGATGAGGAGGACGGCATG CCCCCCATCAACACTCCTCGCCGCTCTGACTCAGCCATCTCTGTCCGTTCCCTACACTCCGAGTCCAGCATGTCCCTGCGCTCCACGTTCTCGCtgcctgaggaggaggaggagccg GAGCCGTTGGTATTTGCCGAGCAGCCCTCGGTAAAGCTGTGTTGCCAGCTGTGCTGCAGTGTGTTCAAGGACCCTGTGATCACTACATGTGGG CACACCTTCTGCAGACGATGCGCCTTGAAGTCAG AGAAGTGTCCTGTGGACAATGCCAAGCTGACAGTAGTGGTGAACAACATTGCAGTCGCTGAGCAGATTGGAGAGCTCTTCATACATTGTCGGCATGGCTGCCACGCAGCGGGCACTGGAAAGCCTGGGGTCTTTGAGGTAGACCCGAGGGGCTGCCCCTTCACCATCAAGCTTAGTGCCCGGAA GGACCACGAGAGTAGTTGTGACTACAGGCCTGTGCGCTGCCCCAACAACCCCAGCTGCCCACCCCTTCTCAAGATGAATCTCGAGGCCCACCTGAAAGAATGCGAGCACATCAAGTGTCCCCACTCTAAGTacgg GTGCACATTTATTGGGAATCAGGACACCTATGAGACACACTTAGAAACATGCCGCTTCGAGGGCCTGAAGGAGTTCCTGCAGCAGACCGATGACCGCTTCCACGAGATGCATGTGGCACTGGCCCAAAAGGACCAGGAGATTGCCTTCCTGCGTTCCATGCTGGGCAAACTCTCAGAGAAGATTGACCAGCTAGAGAAGAGCCTTGAGCTTAAGTTTG ACGTACTGGATGAGAACCAGAGCAAGCTCAGCGAGGACCTCATGGAGTTCCGGAGGGACGCGTCCATGCTGAAT GATGAGCTGTCTCACATCAATGCACGGCTGAACATGGGTATCCTTGGAT CCTATGACCCTCAGCAGATCTTCAAGTGCAAAGGGACCTTTGTGGGACACCAGGGCCCTGTctggtgtctctgtgtctattcCATGGGTGACCTGCTCTTCAGTGGCTCTTCTGACAAGACAATCAAG GTATGGGACACTTGTACCACTTACAAGTGCCAAAAGACACTGGAAGGTCATGATGGTATTGTGCTGGCGCTCTGTATCCAGGG GTGCAAACTGTACAGTGGGTCTGCAGACTGCACCATCATT GTGTGGGACATCCAGAACCTACAGAAGGTGAATACTATCCGGGCCCACGACAACCCTGTATGCACACTGGTGTCTTCCCACAACATGCTCTTCAGTGGCTCCCTGAAAGCCATCAAG GTTTGGGACATCGTGGGCACTGAGCTAAAGTTGAAGAAAGAACTCACAGGCCTCAACCACTGGGTGCGGGCCCTGGTGGCAGCACAGAGCTATCTGTACAGTGGCTCTTACCAGACAATCAAG ATCTGGGACATTCGGACCCTTGACTGCATCCATGTCCTGCAGACATCTGGTGGCAGTGTGTATTCCATTGCTGTGACGAATCACCACATTGTCTGTGGCACCTATGAGAACCTCATTCAT GTGTGGGACATTGAATCCAAAGAGCAGGTTCGGACCCTCACAGGTCACGTGGGCACAGTGTATGCCCTGGCAGTCATTTCAACACCAGACCAGACCAAAGTCTTCAGTGCATCCTATGACCGGTCCCTCAGG GTCTGGAGTATGGACAACATGATCTGCACACAGACTCTGCTGCGCCATCAGGGCAGTGTAACTGCACTGGCTGTTTCCCGGGGCCGGCTCTTCTCAGGGGCTGTGGATAGCACCGTGAAG GTCTGGACATGCTAA
- the Traf7 gene encoding E3 ubiquitin-protein ligase TRAF7 isoform 2 (isoform 2 is encoded by transcript variant 2), with amino-acid sequence MSSAKSARYDRFSGGPANLPSSDSSGTRMETTFGPTFSTVTTITKAADGTGTYKQHRRTPSSSSTLAYSPRDEEDGMEPLVFAEQPSVKLCCQLCCSVFKDPVITTCGHTFCRRCALKSEKCPVDNAKLTVVVNNIAVAEQIGELFIHCRHGCHAAGTGKPGVFEVDPRGCPFTIKLSARKDHESSCDYRPVRCPNNPSCPPLLKMNLEAHLKECEHIKCPHSKCTFIGNQDTYETHLETCRFEGLKEFLQQTDDRFHEMHVALAQKDQEIAFLRSMLGKLSEKIDQLEKSLELKFDVLDENQSKLSEDLMEFRRDASMLNDELSHINARLNMGILGSYDPQQIFKCKGTFVGHQGPVWCLCVYSMGDLLFSGSSDKTIKVWDTCTTYKCQKTLEGHDGIVLALCIQGCKLYSGSADCTIIVWDIQNLQKVNTIRAHDNPVCTLVSSHNMLFSGSLKAIKVWDIVGTELKLKKELTGLNHWVRALVAAQSYLYSGSYQTIKIWDIRTLDCIHVLQTSGGSVYSIAVTNHHIVCGTYENLIHVWDIESKEQVRTLTGHVGTVYALAVISTPDQTKVFSASYDRSLRVWSMDNMICTQTLLRHQGSVTALAVSRGRLFSGAVDSTVKVWTC; translated from the exons ATGAGCTCAGCCAAGAGTGCCCGCTACGACCGCTTCTCCGGGGGACCTGCCAACCTCCCCTCCTCAGACAGCAGTGGG ACCAGGATGGAAACAACCTTTGGGCCTACCTTTTCGACCGTCACTACCATCACCAAAG CAGCTGATGGGACTGGCACATACAAACAGCATCGCAGGACACCTTCCTCCTCTAGCACCCTTGCCTATTCGCCACGGGATGAGGAGGACGGCATG GAGCCGTTGGTATTTGCCGAGCAGCCCTCGGTAAAGCTGTGTTGCCAGCTGTGCTGCAGTGTGTTCAAGGACCCTGTGATCACTACATGTGGG CACACCTTCTGCAGACGATGCGCCTTGAAGTCAG AGAAGTGTCCTGTGGACAATGCCAAGCTGACAGTAGTGGTGAACAACATTGCAGTCGCTGAGCAGATTGGAGAGCTCTTCATACATTGTCGGCATGGCTGCCACGCAGCGGGCACTGGAAAGCCTGGGGTCTTTGAGGTAGACCCGAGGGGCTGCCCCTTCACCATCAAGCTTAGTGCCCGGAA GGACCACGAGAGTAGTTGTGACTACAGGCCTGTGCGCTGCCCCAACAACCCCAGCTGCCCACCCCTTCTCAAGATGAATCTCGAGGCCCACCTGAAAGAATGCGAGCACATCAAGTGTCCCCACTCTAA GTGCACATTTATTGGGAATCAGGACACCTATGAGACACACTTAGAAACATGCCGCTTCGAGGGCCTGAAGGAGTTCCTGCAGCAGACCGATGACCGCTTCCACGAGATGCATGTGGCACTGGCCCAAAAGGACCAGGAGATTGCCTTCCTGCGTTCCATGCTGGGCAAACTCTCAGAGAAGATTGACCAGCTAGAGAAGAGCCTTGAGCTTAAGTTTG ACGTACTGGATGAGAACCAGAGCAAGCTCAGCGAGGACCTCATGGAGTTCCGGAGGGACGCGTCCATGCTGAAT GATGAGCTGTCTCACATCAATGCACGGCTGAACATGGGTATCCTTGGAT CCTATGACCCTCAGCAGATCTTCAAGTGCAAAGGGACCTTTGTGGGACACCAGGGCCCTGTctggtgtctctgtgtctattcCATGGGTGACCTGCTCTTCAGTGGCTCTTCTGACAAGACAATCAAG GTATGGGACACTTGTACCACTTACAAGTGCCAAAAGACACTGGAAGGTCATGATGGTATTGTGCTGGCGCTCTGTATCCAGGG GTGCAAACTGTACAGTGGGTCTGCAGACTGCACCATCATT GTGTGGGACATCCAGAACCTACAGAAGGTGAATACTATCCGGGCCCACGACAACCCTGTATGCACACTGGTGTCTTCCCACAACATGCTCTTCAGTGGCTCCCTGAAAGCCATCAAG GTTTGGGACATCGTGGGCACTGAGCTAAAGTTGAAGAAAGAACTCACAGGCCTCAACCACTGGGTGCGGGCCCTGGTGGCAGCACAGAGCTATCTGTACAGTGGCTCTTACCAGACAATCAAG ATCTGGGACATTCGGACCCTTGACTGCATCCATGTCCTGCAGACATCTGGTGGCAGTGTGTATTCCATTGCTGTGACGAATCACCACATTGTCTGTGGCACCTATGAGAACCTCATTCAT GTGTGGGACATTGAATCCAAAGAGCAGGTTCGGACCCTCACAGGTCACGTGGGCACAGTGTATGCCCTGGCAGTCATTTCAACACCAGACCAGACCAAAGTCTTCAGTGCATCCTATGACCGGTCCCTCAGG GTCTGGAGTATGGACAACATGATCTGCACACAGACTCTGCTGCGCCATCAGGGCAGTGTAACTGCACTGGCTGTTTCCCGGGGCCGGCTCTTCTCAGGGGCTGTGGATAGCACCGTGAAG GTCTGGACATGCTAA
- the Traf7 gene encoding E3 ubiquitin-protein ligase TRAF7 isoform 3 (isoform 3 is encoded by transcript variant 3), which yields METTFGPTFSTVTTITKAADGTGTYKQHRRTPSSSSTLAYSPRDEEDGMPPINTPRRSDSAISVRSLHSESSMSLRSTFSLPEEEEEPEPLVFAEQPSVKLCCQLCCSVFKDPVITTCGHTFCRRCALKSEKCPVDNAKLTVVVNNIAVAEQIGELFIHCRHGCHAAGTGKPGVFEVDPRGCPFTIKLSARKDHESSCDYRPVRCPNNPSCPPLLKMNLEAHLKECEHIKCPHSKYGCTFIGNQDTYETHLETCRFEGLKEFLQQTDDRFHEMHVALAQKDQEIAFLRSMLGKLSEKIDQLEKSLELKFDVLDENQSKLSEDLMEFRRDASMLNDELSHINARLNMGILGSYDPQQIFKCKGTFVGHQGPVWCLCVYSMGDLLFSGSSDKTIKVWDTCTTYKCQKTLEGHDGIVLALCIQGCKLYSGSADCTIIVWDIQNLQKVNTIRAHDNPVCTLVSSHNMLFSGSLKAIKVWDIVGTELKLKKELTGLNHWVRALVAAQSYLYSGSYQTIKIWDIRTLDCIHVLQTSGGSVYSIAVTNHHIVCGTYENLIHVWDIESKEQVRTLTGHVGTVYALAVISTPDQTKVFSASYDRSLRVWSMDNMICTQTLLRHQGSVTALAVSRGRLFSGAVDSTVKVWTC from the exons ATGGAAACAACCTTTGGGCCTACCTTTTCGACCGTCACTACCATCACCAAAG CAGCTGATGGGACTGGCACATACAAACAGCATCGCAGGACACCTTCCTCCTCTAGCACCCTTGCCTATTCGCCACGGGATGAGGAGGACGGCATG CCCCCCATCAACACTCCTCGCCGCTCTGACTCAGCCATCTCTGTCCGTTCCCTACACTCCGAGTCCAGCATGTCCCTGCGCTCCACGTTCTCGCtgcctgaggaggaggaggagccg GAGCCGTTGGTATTTGCCGAGCAGCCCTCGGTAAAGCTGTGTTGCCAGCTGTGCTGCAGTGTGTTCAAGGACCCTGTGATCACTACATGTGGG CACACCTTCTGCAGACGATGCGCCTTGAAGTCAG AGAAGTGTCCTGTGGACAATGCCAAGCTGACAGTAGTGGTGAACAACATTGCAGTCGCTGAGCAGATTGGAGAGCTCTTCATACATTGTCGGCATGGCTGCCACGCAGCGGGCACTGGAAAGCCTGGGGTCTTTGAGGTAGACCCGAGGGGCTGCCCCTTCACCATCAAGCTTAGTGCCCGGAA GGACCACGAGAGTAGTTGTGACTACAGGCCTGTGCGCTGCCCCAACAACCCCAGCTGCCCACCCCTTCTCAAGATGAATCTCGAGGCCCACCTGAAAGAATGCGAGCACATCAAGTGTCCCCACTCTAAGTacgg GTGCACATTTATTGGGAATCAGGACACCTATGAGACACACTTAGAAACATGCCGCTTCGAGGGCCTGAAGGAGTTCCTGCAGCAGACCGATGACCGCTTCCACGAGATGCATGTGGCACTGGCCCAAAAGGACCAGGAGATTGCCTTCCTGCGTTCCATGCTGGGCAAACTCTCAGAGAAGATTGACCAGCTAGAGAAGAGCCTTGAGCTTAAGTTTG ACGTACTGGATGAGAACCAGAGCAAGCTCAGCGAGGACCTCATGGAGTTCCGGAGGGACGCGTCCATGCTGAAT GATGAGCTGTCTCACATCAATGCACGGCTGAACATGGGTATCCTTGGAT CCTATGACCCTCAGCAGATCTTCAAGTGCAAAGGGACCTTTGTGGGACACCAGGGCCCTGTctggtgtctctgtgtctattcCATGGGTGACCTGCTCTTCAGTGGCTCTTCTGACAAGACAATCAAG GTATGGGACACTTGTACCACTTACAAGTGCCAAAAGACACTGGAAGGTCATGATGGTATTGTGCTGGCGCTCTGTATCCAGGG GTGCAAACTGTACAGTGGGTCTGCAGACTGCACCATCATT GTGTGGGACATCCAGAACCTACAGAAGGTGAATACTATCCGGGCCCACGACAACCCTGTATGCACACTGGTGTCTTCCCACAACATGCTCTTCAGTGGCTCCCTGAAAGCCATCAAG GTTTGGGACATCGTGGGCACTGAGCTAAAGTTGAAGAAAGAACTCACAGGCCTCAACCACTGGGTGCGGGCCCTGGTGGCAGCACAGAGCTATCTGTACAGTGGCTCTTACCAGACAATCAAG ATCTGGGACATTCGGACCCTTGACTGCATCCATGTCCTGCAGACATCTGGTGGCAGTGTGTATTCCATTGCTGTGACGAATCACCACATTGTCTGTGGCACCTATGAGAACCTCATTCAT GTGTGGGACATTGAATCCAAAGAGCAGGTTCGGACCCTCACAGGTCACGTGGGCACAGTGTATGCCCTGGCAGTCATTTCAACACCAGACCAGACCAAAGTCTTCAGTGCATCCTATGACCGGTCCCTCAGG GTCTGGAGTATGGACAACATGATCTGCACACAGACTCTGCTGCGCCATCAGGGCAGTGTAACTGCACTGGCTGTTTCCCGGGGCCGGCTCTTCTCAGGGGCTGTGGATAGCACCGTGAAG GTCTGGACATGCTAA